A portion of the Bifidobacterium bifidum ATCC 29521 = JCM 1255 = DSM 20456 genome contains these proteins:
- a CDS encoding Fic family protein has translation MKGTKSDNPQAWDIRSTQVFIGPPTRRIEDARFAPMPPGRIGRLLVLLQMMSRGLLSQPLLSVSPWFERRRPEYQDRLLGVSTKGDWDDWILFFCQDIEESCEDALLRVKRLVNVRQRYRSLLDEHRYSGLSVQTAMYLIGQPTVTASMLRRRFGKSPSAVQHALSRLVSVGILRAYPAGRGNLYIAPDIHKVLAAPLGAAIDVSAPLMCERGE, from the coding sequence GTGAAGGGCACGAAGTCCGACAATCCACAGGCCTGGGATATACGATCCACCCAAGTGTTCATCGGTCCACCCACGCGGCGCATCGAGGATGCGCGTTTCGCGCCCATGCCTCCGGGGCGAATCGGGCGGTTGCTGGTGCTGTTGCAGATGATGAGCCGAGGCCTGCTGAGCCAGCCGCTGCTGTCCGTATCCCCGTGGTTCGAGCGCCGTCGACCCGAATATCAGGACAGATTGCTCGGTGTTTCCACGAAAGGGGATTGGGACGACTGGATACTGTTCTTCTGCCAAGACATCGAGGAATCCTGTGAGGACGCGCTGCTGCGCGTGAAGCGTCTTGTCAATGTGCGGCAGAGGTATCGCAGTCTATTGGATGAGCACAGATACAGCGGCCTGTCCGTGCAGACGGCGATGTACCTCATCGGGCAGCCCACCGTCACGGCGAGTATGTTGAGGAGAAGGTTCGGCAAGAGCCCGTCGGCCGTACAGCACGCGCTGTCTCGTCTGGTGTCCGTGGGTATACTCCGTGCATATCCGGCCGGAAGGGGCAACCTGTATATCGCTCCGGACATCCATAAGGTGCTTGCTGCACCGCTCGGCGCGGCGATTGACGTGTCGGCGCCACTGATGTGCGAGCGTGGCGAATAG
- a CDS encoding DUF2318 domain-containing protein has translation MLEQFVAVMPGTLGPALLVMCMSVMLTVGEGRDKPISSRWRLWGILIGLVAAIVFAGLRASAVINQRTFINYPVLWCCVVIDLLLIVLVFVNRLITRNWRRHAAVMHLANLVAALGIALTVFYALPDVILQLTIWVEPGDPIFTSDMLLRALGFVLGIIASAVIAAIFRTMRSTAVRPAFLSAVLVVLVIQLMQHLTGLLQIMQARTLRFPHIAFVMLAWLINNKSGLIMAQAFIFLIPAVASVVAGLRMPVSAKRLAADVNAATVRKHKAFRRRAIAAAAWSMVAMIGVTATLTLGVAAINQQPTLSPPEAYSLKDGVATIPFSQVEDGHLHRFEYKAKDGTVMRFIIIKKNGGAYGIGLDACENCGDAGYYEKDGKIICKKCEVAINLATIGFKGGCNPIPFPYKTGSGKITIQTADLDALSAHFQ, from the coding sequence ATGCTCGAACAGTTCGTAGCGGTGATGCCGGGCACGCTGGGGCCCGCGTTGCTGGTCATGTGCATGAGTGTGATGCTGACCGTCGGCGAGGGGCGTGACAAGCCGATCAGCTCCCGATGGCGTCTGTGGGGAATCCTCATCGGATTGGTGGCGGCGATCGTGTTCGCCGGACTGCGTGCATCCGCGGTGATTAACCAGCGTACATTCATCAACTACCCGGTGCTGTGGTGCTGCGTGGTCATCGACCTCCTGCTGATCGTGTTGGTGTTCGTGAACCGACTGATCACCCGCAATTGGCGTCGGCACGCCGCGGTGATGCATCTCGCCAATCTGGTGGCGGCGTTGGGCATCGCGCTCACCGTGTTCTATGCGCTGCCGGACGTGATCCTGCAGCTGACCATCTGGGTCGAGCCGGGAGACCCGATCTTCACGTCCGATATGCTGCTGCGTGCGCTCGGCTTTGTGCTGGGCATCATCGCGTCCGCGGTCATCGCCGCGATCTTCCGCACGATGCGTTCGACGGCGGTCCGTCCGGCGTTCCTGTCCGCGGTGCTGGTGGTGCTGGTGATCCAGCTGATGCAGCATCTGACCGGCTTGCTGCAGATCATGCAGGCCCGCACGCTGCGGTTCCCGCACATCGCGTTCGTGATGCTCGCCTGGCTGATCAACAACAAGTCCGGTTTGATTATGGCCCAAGCGTTCATATTCCTGATTCCCGCCGTCGCCTCGGTGGTGGCCGGCTTGCGTATGCCGGTTTCTGCGAAGCGACTCGCGGCCGACGTCAATGCGGCCACAGTGCGCAAGCACAAGGCGTTCCGGCGCCGTGCGATCGCCGCCGCCGCATGGAGCATGGTGGCGATGATCGGCGTTACCGCGACGCTGACCTTGGGCGTGGCCGCAATCAACCAGCAGCCGACTCTCTCGCCGCCGGAAGCGTATTCGCTCAAGGACGGCGTGGCCACGATCCCGTTCAGCCAGGTCGAGGACGGCCATTTGCACCGCTTCGAATACAAGGCCAAGGACGGCACCGTGATGCGCTTCATCATCATCAAGAAGAACGGCGGCGCGTACGGCATCGGCCTCGACGCCTGCGAGAACTGCGGCGACGCCGGATACTACGAGAAGGACGGCAAGATCATCTGTAAGAAGTGTGAGGTGGCCATCAACCTGGCGACTATCGGCTTCAAGGGCGGGTGCAACCCGATCCCGTTCCCGTACAAGACCGGTAGCGGCAAGATCACCATTCAGACCGCCGACCTGGACGCGCTGAGCGCCCACTTCCAGTAA
- a CDS encoding ABC transporter permease — MTNTGMFFRMLLSAVFRRRSRAVMAVVASLVGAATLSCLAMICIAVPQQMNQEMRAYGANLIVTPLADSENGKSGIDDAMVEHTTEMVSAKGSEKHATYRYENVRVNAAPYVMAGVNPAQVRNLNHHWVVDGSWPSAGKVLVGRDVADAMGLKVGGSITIGYRASDNAASSGQASQSGTDGTDGTAQSGTGGTSDGQTSSGSTGAQQTQNGHVSSDIMDTSGTEFRVAGIVDTGGSEDSIIYALAGDVDKLTGSTRGVDVIEYSSGASDLTALVNSINDMTSMHVKAQQVTKITASDTRVITMLQTLFWIVSLVVLVFTLVGVGTTISSIVSQRRNEIGLRKALGASSHAIGVEFYVESAVYGLLGGLLGTVTGYGMARWLCATVFERSIGFNWWLAVVSVVFSALVAVVASIPPVHRATRIDPAVVLREE, encoded by the coding sequence ATGACCAATACCGGTATGTTCTTCAGGATGCTGTTGAGTGCGGTGTTCCGCAGGCGGTCTCGCGCGGTCATGGCCGTGGTGGCGTCGCTGGTCGGCGCCGCTACGCTGTCCTGTCTGGCGATGATCTGCATCGCCGTGCCGCAGCAGATGAATCAGGAGATGCGAGCCTATGGCGCCAACCTGATCGTGACGCCGCTCGCCGATTCGGAGAACGGCAAGTCCGGCATCGATGACGCGATGGTCGAGCACACCACGGAGATGGTGAGCGCCAAGGGCTCGGAAAAGCACGCCACGTACCGTTACGAGAACGTGCGCGTCAACGCGGCCCCGTACGTGATGGCCGGCGTCAACCCCGCGCAGGTCAGGAACCTCAACCATCATTGGGTCGTCGACGGCTCCTGGCCGTCCGCGGGCAAGGTGCTGGTCGGCCGGGACGTCGCCGATGCGATGGGTTTGAAGGTCGGCGGCAGCATCACCATCGGCTACCGCGCATCAGACAACGCCGCGTCCTCGGGACAGGCGAGCCAGTCCGGTACTGACGGCACCGATGGCACGGCGCAGTCCGGCACTGGCGGCACGTCAGACGGCCAGACCTCGTCCGGCTCCACCGGCGCCCAGCAGACCCAGAACGGCCACGTCTCCAGCGACATCATGGACACGTCCGGCACCGAGTTCCGTGTGGCCGGCATCGTTGACACCGGCGGCAGCGAGGATTCGATCATCTACGCGCTGGCCGGCGACGTGGACAAGCTCACCGGCTCCACGCGCGGCGTGGACGTCATCGAATACTCGTCGGGCGCCTCGGATCTCACCGCGCTGGTCAACAGCATCAACGATATGACGTCGATGCATGTCAAGGCGCAGCAGGTCACCAAGATCACCGCTTCCGACACGCGCGTCATCACGATGCTGCAGACGCTGTTCTGGATCGTGTCGCTGGTTGTGCTGGTGTTCACGCTGGTCGGCGTCGGCACCACGATCAGCTCCATCGTCTCGCAGCGGCGCAACGAGATCGGTCTGCGCAAGGCGCTCGGCGCGAGCTCGCATGCCATCGGCGTCGAGTTCTATGTGGAATCGGCGGTGTATGGCCTGCTCGGCGGCCTGCTTGGCACTGTGACAGGCTATGGCATGGCCCGCTGGCTGTGCGCCACCGTGTTTGAGCGTTCCAT
- a CDS encoding FTR1 family iron permease, giving the protein MRCRAVAHLRAVGCRSLAVVAALFTVMAVMFAPQAMAADGSADYDTWADVAAAMDKQLQQGQKEYEDGNTAGSTSDFMAAYNEIYVASNFTQVVTDNIGSDKQASQQQAFQDIQDLSYVTGNEVKIEQSVTALVSDLDSTAKQLDANTKLANPRDYDKALQEQIAKERKVLQSKQKKNPGKGDRSWTDVANEMMPILDKAYKSYAGGDGAKGATLVNDAYYQYYEKLGFEKNVMNAISGDRVSQVEYQFKMCRKSMNTGASLKDTKKLVDDLKAMLVEDAGKLDGGAADKEGSFTKFITSSVGQAFLILIREGLEALLVVAAVVAYLVKSGNKRFTKWIYVGVLAGLAGAGVVAVIFVLAFGGSGPIQEIMEGVCALIAMAMLLWTSNWMLNKSSVEAWNRYIKEKTEAAVASVSSQVDAGEKVASRTVISLAMLSFLAVFREGAETVIFYQSIYTMSRDAHGMVIGAVAAAVVLLIIFFVIRFTSVKIPIGPFFLVTSILMSVLVVVFAGGGVHSLIEGDALPATYLQGVPTNDWLGFYPYVECIIAQVIAAIAVIALFVVGFIKQRKAKAKAAVTAGAPNNQPNNL; this is encoded by the coding sequence ATGCGATGTCGTGCGGTAGCGCATCTTCGGGCGGTTGGATGTCGTTCGCTGGCCGTCGTCGCGGCGCTGTTCACGGTGATGGCCGTCATGTTCGCCCCGCAGGCGATGGCCGCCGACGGTTCCGCGGATTACGACACATGGGCCGACGTCGCCGCCGCGATGGACAAGCAGCTACAGCAGGGGCAGAAGGAATACGAGGACGGCAACACCGCCGGTTCCACGTCCGACTTCATGGCCGCATACAACGAGATCTATGTGGCGTCCAACTTCACCCAGGTCGTGACCGACAACATCGGCTCCGACAAGCAGGCCTCCCAGCAGCAGGCGTTCCAAGACATTCAGGACCTGTCATATGTGACGGGCAACGAGGTGAAGATCGAACAGAGCGTGACCGCGCTCGTCTCCGACCTCGACAGCACCGCCAAGCAGCTCGACGCGAACACCAAGCTCGCCAATCCCCGCGACTACGACAAGGCGCTGCAGGAGCAGATCGCCAAGGAGCGCAAGGTTCTGCAGTCCAAGCAGAAGAAGAACCCCGGCAAGGGCGACCGCAGCTGGACCGACGTGGCCAACGAGATGATGCCGATCCTCGACAAGGCCTACAAGTCGTACGCGGGCGGCGACGGCGCGAAGGGCGCTACCCTCGTCAACGACGCCTACTACCAGTACTACGAGAAGCTCGGCTTCGAGAAGAACGTGATGAACGCCATCAGCGGCGACCGCGTCTCGCAGGTCGAGTACCAGTTCAAGATGTGCCGCAAGTCGATGAACACAGGCGCCTCGCTCAAAGACACCAAGAAGCTCGTCGACGATTTGAAGGCCATGCTGGTCGAGGACGCCGGCAAGCTCGACGGCGGTGCCGCCGACAAGGAAGGCAGCTTCACCAAGTTCATCACCAGCTCGGTCGGCCAGGCGTTCCTGATTCTGATTCGTGAGGGTCTTGAGGCGCTGCTGGTGGTCGCGGCCGTGGTGGCGTACCTCGTCAAGTCCGGCAACAAGCGTTTCACCAAGTGGATCTATGTGGGCGTGCTCGCCGGTCTTGCCGGCGCAGGCGTGGTCGCGGTCATCTTCGTGCTCGCGTTCGGTGGGTCCGGCCCGATTCAGGAGATCATGGAAGGCGTGTGCGCCCTGATTGCCATGGCCATGCTGCTATGGACCAGCAATTGGATGCTCAACAAGTCCAGCGTCGAGGCATGGAACCGGTACATCAAGGAGAAGACCGAAGCCGCGGTGGCCTCCGTCTCCTCACAGGTCGATGCCGGCGAAAAGGTCGCGTCCCGTACGGTGATCTCGCTCGCCATGCTGAGCTTCCTCGCCGTGTTCCGTGAAGGCGCCGAGACGGTGATCTTCTACCAGTCGATTTACACGATGAGCCGCGATGCGCATGGCATGGTGATTGGTGCCGTCGCCGCCGCGGTGGTGCTGCTGATCATCTTCTTCGTGATTCGCTTCACGTCGGTGAAGATTCCGATCGGACCGTTCTTCCTGGTCACGTCGATCCTGATGTCGGTGCTGGTGGTCGTGTTCGCCGGCGGCGGCGTGCACTCGCTGATCGAGGGCGACGCACTCCCGGCAACGTATCTGCAAGGCGTTCCGACGAACGACTGGCTCGGCTTCTACCCGTACGTCGAATGCATCATCGCCCAGGTGATTGCGGCCATCGCGGTGATCGCCCTGTTCGTGGTCGGCTTCATCAAGCAGCGCAAGGCGAAGGCCAAGGCTGCCGTGACGGCCGGTGCCCCGAACAATCAACCCAACAATCTGTGA
- a CDS encoding FAD:protein FMN transferase: MPYTTAFERAMGTGMIIQSATALDDGFRSKLDAFIDGYESVLSRFRADSLVTAMGESSHGGSFDFPDWASGLFDLADAFCTATDGALDPCVGEDLIRLGYDARYSMTMEPDAEHHLGAVHGRPTWRNDVERHGTTLVTQRAVHLDFGAFGKGYCADLIGAILDGHAGDETVRQSATGPGSHAPYIIDAGGDLLIRTGEPAQPAPLAEGSGHDTGDTVTIALEDPANPGTEAIGIASIVDGAFCASAPSRRHWGEEAGRQLHHLLNAVDGRPVRDVAASWVYVPSAAGRPYPTALADGLATACFVTAPDELARAFDFECAAVHADRTAIMSRHFPGNFFTV, translated from the coding sequence ATGCCGTATACGACTGCGTTTGAACGCGCGATGGGCACCGGAATGATCATTCAGTCGGCGACGGCCCTCGACGACGGCTTCCGCTCGAAACTCGACGCGTTCATCGACGGGTACGAGTCCGTGCTGTCGCGGTTCCGCGCCGATTCGCTGGTGACCGCAATGGGCGAATCCTCGCATGGCGGCTCGTTTGATTTTCCCGATTGGGCCTCCGGGCTGTTCGATCTGGCCGATGCGTTCTGCACCGCGACCGACGGGGCGCTTGACCCGTGTGTGGGCGAGGATCTGATCCGGCTTGGCTATGACGCACGGTATTCGATGACAATGGAACCCGATGCGGAGCATCATCTCGGTGCCGTCCACGGGCGCCCGACATGGCGCAACGATGTGGAGCGTCATGGCACAACGCTGGTGACGCAGCGCGCGGTTCACTTGGATTTCGGGGCTTTCGGCAAGGGATATTGCGCCGATCTGATCGGCGCGATATTGGACGGGCACGCGGGCGATGAAACCGTCCGGCAATCCGCCACCGGCCCCGGCTCTCACGCGCCCTACATCATCGACGCGGGCGGCGATCTGCTGATCCGCACGGGCGAGCCTGCTCAACCGGCCCCACTCGCCGAGGGGTCAGGACACGACACCGGCGACACCGTCACCATCGCCCTGGAGGATCCCGCCAACCCCGGAACCGAGGCGATCGGCATCGCAAGCATCGTTGACGGGGCGTTCTGCGCGAGCGCCCCCAGCCGACGCCATTGGGGTGAGGAGGCAGGCCGTCAGCTGCATCATCTGCTCAACGCGGTCGACGGCCGTCCCGTGCGCGATGTCGCCGCGAGTTGGGTCTATGTGCCATCGGCGGCTGGCCGACCCTACCCCACCGCGCTGGCGGATGGACTCGCCACCGCCTGCTTCGTCACCGCACCGGACGAGCTCGCCCGCGCATTCGACTTCGAATGCGCCGCGGTGCACGCCGACCGCACGGCCATCATGAGCCGTCACTTCCCCGGCAACTTCTTCACCGTATAA
- a CDS encoding ABC transporter permease produces MFFLRMIRRSFTRQLRRRLLIALTVCLSATVSVSMLGVVFDVGDKLNAELSTYGSNITVQPKSDAVVSDLYNMEGGPQSDADPTSFLKESDAAKIKTIFWAFNITNFAPQLNVHAQVNGTAAAVVGTWFNKTLKLASGETTVVGVDGMRSWWKLDGSWPKDDTDQGVIGTTLAQQLGVGRGDTVTLRKTTAAGNTHEQKIRITGVYDSGDDDNSAIYISSSVAQVLSDLPDSVDKIEVKALTTPENDLARKAAQNPAALSQDEWETWYCTAYPSSIAYQIEEVIPGAVAKQVRQVAALQGNVLQKTQAVMILMTVLSLLAAAVAVANLMVASIGERSSELALLKAIGATDGAVSRLMMAETAAISLLGAIVGAALGSGVAQIIGQVVFGSGITMRPMVFVLVFVLLALTVLLASASSIRSILSLKPAEVLHGR; encoded by the coding sequence ATGTTCTTTCTGAGAATGATCAGGCGCTCGTTCACCCGCCAGTTACGCAGGCGCCTGCTGATCGCGCTGACCGTGTGCCTGTCGGCCACGGTGTCGGTGTCGATGCTGGGCGTCGTGTTCGACGTGGGCGACAAGCTCAACGCCGAGCTGAGCACGTATGGCTCGAACATCACCGTGCAGCCGAAGTCCGATGCGGTGGTGTCCGACCTGTACAACATGGAGGGCGGCCCGCAGTCCGACGCGGATCCGACCTCGTTCCTGAAGGAGTCCGACGCGGCGAAGATCAAGACGATTTTCTGGGCGTTCAACATCACGAATTTCGCGCCGCAACTCAACGTCCACGCGCAGGTGAACGGCACGGCGGCGGCGGTAGTCGGCACGTGGTTCAACAAGACGCTGAAGCTCGCGTCGGGCGAGACCACCGTCGTGGGCGTCGATGGCATGCGCTCATGGTGGAAGCTCGACGGCAGCTGGCCGAAGGATGACACCGATCAGGGTGTGATCGGCACGACGCTCGCGCAGCAGCTCGGCGTGGGACGCGGCGATACGGTCACCTTGCGCAAGACCACGGCGGCCGGGAACACGCACGAACAGAAGATTCGCATCACCGGCGTCTACGATTCCGGCGACGACGACAACAGTGCCATCTACATCTCCTCGTCGGTGGCACAGGTGCTGTCGGATCTGCCGGACTCCGTCGACAAGATCGAGGTGAAGGCGCTGACAACGCCGGAGAACGATCTGGCGCGCAAGGCGGCCCAGAACCCCGCCGCGCTCAGCCAAGACGAGTGGGAGACCTGGTATTGCACGGCATACCCCAGCTCAATCGCCTATCAGATCGAGGAGGTCATTCCCGGCGCGGTCGCCAAGCAGGTGCGGCAGGTCGCCGCGCTGCAGGGCAACGTGCTGCAGAAGACCCAGGCCGTGATGATCCTGATGACGGTGCTGAGCCTGCTCGCCGCGGCCGTGGCAGTGGCCAACCTGATGGTCGCCTCGATCGGCGAGCGGTCGAGCGAACTGGCCCTGCTCAAGGCGATCGGTGCAACCGATGGCGCGGTGTCGCGCCTGATGATGGCGGAGACCGCGGCGATCTCGCTTCTGGGAGCCATCGTCGGCGCCGCTTTGGGCTCGGGCGTGGCGCAGATCATCGGGCAGGTGGTGTTCGGTTCGGGCATCACCATGCGCCCGATGGTGTTCGTGCTGGTGTTCGTGCTGCTGGCGCTGACCGTGCTGCTGGCATCGGCGTCGTCGATTCGCTCGATTCTGAGCCTCAAGCCGGCGGAGGTGCTGCATGGACGCTGA
- a CDS encoding iron transporter, with the protein MMKNKKIAALLGVLLAGSMAFSLSACGSTNNASDNKSSGSSSQSSDKKDNSSSGAGFEEVPVGPSGTAEEQDKDTGPLTVGAVYFQPIDMEPASMGLKAADSSFHLEADIHANQKGTELGYGKGDFVPELTVNYTIIDKSTGKEVEGGKATSGTFMQMNASDGPHYGTNVKLDKAGTYQLKLSIESPAKKGWMLHVDPETGVKGRFWTEPIEVTFDNWEYTPRQW; encoded by the coding sequence ATGATGAAGAACAAGAAGATCGCCGCCCTGCTCGGCGTGCTGCTGGCCGGTTCCATGGCCTTCTCGCTGTCCGCGTGCGGTTCCACCAACAATGCTTCCGACAACAAGTCTTCGGGCAGCTCCTCTCAGTCCAGCGACAAGAAGGACAACTCCAGCTCCGGCGCAGGCTTTGAAGAGGTCCCGGTCGGCCCGTCCGGCACCGCCGAGGAGCAGGACAAGGACACCGGCCCGCTGACCGTCGGTGCCGTGTACTTCCAGCCGATTGACATGGAGCCCGCCTCCATGGGCCTGAAGGCCGCTGATTCGAGCTTCCACCTCGAAGCCGACATCCACGCCAACCAGAAGGGTACCGAGCTGGGCTACGGCAAGGGCGACTTCGTCCCCGAGCTGACCGTGAACTACACGATCATCGACAAGTCCACCGGCAAGGAAGTCGAAGGCGGCAAGGCCACCTCCGGTACCTTCATGCAGATGAACGCCTCCGACGGCCCGCACTACGGCACCAACGTCAAGCTCGACAAGGCCGGCACCTACCAGCTGAAGCTGTCGATCGAATCCCCGGCCAAGAAGGGCTGGATGCTGCACGTCGATCCCGAGACCGGCGTCAAGGGTCGCTTCTGGACCGAGCCGATCGAGGTCACCTTCGACAACTGGGAATACACCCCGCGTCAGTGGTGA